A stretch of DNA from bacterium:
AAATTCCCTTGCCTTTTCAAAATTGACATTTCCAGAAATAGCAATGAGCATTCTTTTTGGGGTATAAAACCTCTGGTAAAATTCTAAAATTCCCTCCCTATCCATTAAAGAAAGGGTCTCTCTTTTTCCAATAACTGGTCTTCCTAAGGGATGACCTGAAAAGCTTCCTTTGATTAGTAAATCGTGAATCTCATCCTCTGGCGTATCTTCATACCTTGCAATTTCTTCTAAAATAACATTCCTTTCCATCTCTATATCTTCTTTTTTAAGGAGCGAATTGTTTATAATATCAGAAAGAAGCTCAATAGCTTTTTCAATATGCTTAGAGGGAAGCTTTGCATAATAACAGGAATATTCCTTTCCAGTAAATCCATTTAGCTCTCCACCTAATCCCTCAATGGTTTCTGAGATTTCCCTTGCAGACCTTTTTTTTGTCCCTTTAAAGAGAAGGTGTTCAATAAAATGAGAGATTCCATTTTCTTTTTCTTCCTCAAAAACCGAGCCTGTGCTTACCCATACACCTATTGTGGCTGATTCTACATAGGGAACGCTTTCACAAATAAAGGTTATTTCATTTTCAAAGGTAAATTTTTGGTAGTTTTCGGTCATGGTTGCTCTTATTATATTGCTTGTTTCTTGGAAAGATTTATCCTTCCCTGATTATCAATGTTTATAACCTTAACGCTTATCTCATCGCCTTCCTTTACAACATCCTTAACTTCCTTTACCCTATAATGTTCCAGCTCAGAGATGTGGACAAGCCCTTCTTGACCTGGCAAAATCTCAACAAATGCACCAAAGTTAACCACCCTCATTACCTTTCCTTTATAAACCTTTCCAACCTCTACTTCTTCGGTAAAATACCTTACCATATCAAGGGCTTCATTTAGCTTTTCTTGTTCAGGATGAAAGATAGAAACCTTGCCATCGTCTTCTACCTTAATCTTTGCTTGGGTAACCTCGATTATCTTTTTGATATTTTTTCCCGAAGGGCCTATTAGGTCTTTAATTTTATCCTGCCTTATATTTATAATCACAACCTTTGGTGCGTATTGAGAAATCTTAGGAGAGGGCTTTGATAGGACGCTATTCATCTTATCCAAAATAAAGAGCCTTCCTTTCTTTGCTTGCTCAAAAATTTCCTTTATAGTTTCTAGGGTTATACCTGAAAGCTTTGTATCCATCTGAATGGCGGTTAGTCCATCCTTTGTTCCTGCTGTTTTAAAATCCATATCCCCTATATGGTCTTCCAGGCCTGTTATATCTGAAAATATAGCCCTTTTTCCATCCTCTTCTATAAGACCTATGGCTATTCCAGAAACAGGGTCTAAGATTGGAACGCCTGCATCCATAAGGGAAAGGGAGCCAGAGCAGACAGATGCCATAGATGTAGAGCCATTTGATTCCAATATCTCAGAGACAACCCTAATGGTATATGGAAAAGAATTGTCATTTGCAATAACAGGCAAAAGGGCTTTTTCTGCCAATGCACCATGTCCAATCTCCCTTCTTCCAGGTGCTCTCATTTGCTTTGCTTCACCTGTAGAATAGGGTGGGAAATTATAATGAAGCATAAATTTCTTGAACCACTTTCCCTCTATCTCATCTATTATTTGCTCATCCTCCGTGGTTCCAAGCGTTGTTATTGCCATAGCCTGGGTTTTTCCCCTGGTAAATATGGCTGAACCATGCGTCCTTTTCAATACAGAAACCTCGCAAGCTATGTCTCTTATCTCATCTAGCCTTCTTCCATCCTCCCTTATTCCCTCATCAATAATTTTCTTTCTTATTATTTCCTTCTCTATCTTCTCAAAGAAATATTTTACCTCCTTTTTTGTCCCATTTTCCAAGGAGGGACCTATTTCATCCCATATCTTATCTATATCTATAGCCTTATCCTTTATTCTTTCGTAATAAAGCTCCCTTATCTTTTTTTCTACTTCTTCCCTATGAATCTCCTTTATAATGGTTATCTTCTCCTTTTCTTTTAATTCCTTTTGGAGGTCAATGAGGGTATTTATATAGCCCTTTCCAAACTCAATAGCCTCTAATATTTCTTCCTCAGGGACTATCTTGCAACCAGCCTCAATCATAGTAATTTTATCCTTACAACCTGCAATAACAACATCAAATTTACCCTCTTTTCTCTCCTCAAATGTAGGGTTAAGTATAAGCCTATCTTTTATCTTTCCAATCCTTACCGCGGCAACAGGACCCTTATCAAAGGGAAAAGAGCCTGCCATTAAGCAAGAGGATGTGCCAAGGATGCCTAGTATATCTGGGTCATTTTCGCCATCTATTGATAAGACAGTGGCATAGATATAAAGCTCATTTCTGATATCATTATCAAACAAGGGCCTAATTGACCTATCAATAAGCCTTGCTGAAAGGATTTCTTCTGGCCTTGGTGCACCCTCCCTTTTTATAAACCCCCCAGGGAATCTTCCTGCCGCATAATACTTATCCCTATAATCAACAACCAAAGGAAAATAATCAGAGCCACTTCCCTCCTTGCTTATGGTTGTTGTAACAAGGATAACCGTATCGCCATAGGTTACAACGCATGAACCATCTGCGGCCTTTGCCAGCTTATTTACCTCAATGGTAAGCCTTCTTCCTCCTAGCTCATACTCTATAGATTTCACTTCTTATTTATATAGTATAGCCTATAAGATAACTTTTGTCTATTTTTTTGTGTTATGTAGAAAATAAATTTCTTGACCAAAATAGGTTATCTTTTGTAAGATAAAGCAATGAATTTAGTTTATCTTATTCTTCTCTTTCCTTTCTTTTCTTTTGCCATTATTTCTTTAATCACCCTTCGTTTTAAAAGATTAAGCTCATACATCTCAATCCTTGCTATATTTTCTTCCCTTTGTCTATCTTGCAAGATTGCCCTTTTATTCTTTAACAACCCAAGCCCGATAAACCTTACACTCCCCTGGTTTATAACCGGAGAAACCCAAGTCTCTTTAGGTGCAATTATAGACCCTCTTTCCATTATAATACTTATTGTTGTCTCTTTGGT
This window harbors:
- a CDS encoding polyribonucleotide nucleotidyltransferase, with amino-acid sequence MKSIEYELGGRRLTIEVNKLAKAADGSCVVTYGDTVILVTTTISKEGSGSDYFPLVVDYRDKYYAAGRFPGGFIKREGAPRPEEILSARLIDRSIRPLFDNDIRNELYIYATVLSIDGENDPDILGILGTSSCLMAGSFPFDKGPVAAVRIGKIKDRLILNPTFEERKEGKFDVVIAGCKDKITMIEAGCKIVPEEEILEAIEFGKGYINTLIDLQKELKEKEKITIIKEIHREEVEKKIRELYYERIKDKAIDIDKIWDEIGPSLENGTKKEVKYFFEKIEKEIIRKKIIDEGIREDGRRLDEIRDIACEVSVLKRTHGSAIFTRGKTQAMAITTLGTTEDEQIIDEIEGKWFKKFMLHYNFPPYSTGEAKQMRAPGRREIGHGALAEKALLPVIANDNSFPYTIRVVSEILESNGSTSMASVCSGSLSLMDAGVPILDPVSGIAIGLIEEDGKRAIFSDITGLEDHIGDMDFKTAGTKDGLTAIQMDTKLSGITLETIKEIFEQAKKGRLFILDKMNSVLSKPSPKISQYAPKVVIINIRQDKIKDLIGPSGKNIKKIIEVTQAKIKVEDDGKVSIFHPEQEKLNEALDMVRYFTEEVEVGKVYKGKVMRVVNFGAFVEILPGQEGLVHISELEHYRVKEVKDVVKEGDEISVKVINIDNQGRINLSKKQAI